The sequence TGCGAGGCGGACCACGGCTACACCGGCAGCTCCACCGCCGACGACCTGAGCCTGCGCGTCAGCGAGGCCGGTGACGGTCCGGACGCCGTCCGGCAGACCCTCGCCTTCGCCCAGTCGCTCTCCGAGGCCACGGCCGCCACCGCGGCGACCGGCCGCTGATGGCCCAGCCGGCCTGGCAGGACCCTGTCCCGCTCGCTCTCGACACCGCACCCGTTCCCGAGTACGGCAGTGGCTCGCTCGCCGATCTGCTGCCCACCCTCGCCGCGGGGCAGGGCGTACCCGGTCTCACCGCGACGATTCCCGAGCTGACGCCGGCCGATCGCAACTGCGTCTTCCTGATCGACGGCCTCGGCTGGGAGCAGATCAAGGCGCATCCGGACGAGGCCCCCTTCCTGCACTCCCTGCTGTCGTCCTCGCGCGGCGGCACCGGCCGCCCGATCACCGCGGGATTCCCGGCGACCACCGCCACCTCGCTGGCCTCGGTCGGTACGGGGCTGCCGCCCGGTGAGCACGGCCTTCCCGGATACACCGCGCGCAATCCCGAGACCGGCGAGCTGATGAACCAGCTCCGCTGGAAGCCGTGGACCGCGCCGAAGGTCTGGCAGCCGTACCCCACCGTCTTCCGGCTCGCCGACGCCGCGGGTGTGCGCACCGCCCAGGTCTCCGCGCCCACGTTCGAGCAGACCCCGCTCACCAAGGTCGCGCTCAGCGGCGGCTCGTTCCTCGGCCGGCTCAGCGGCGAGGACCGGATGGACGTGGCGGCCGAACGGCTCGCCGCCGGGGACCGCTCGCTCGTCTACACGTACTACAGCGAGGTCGACGGCGCGGGACACCGGTTCGGTGTCGACTCCGATGCCTGGCGCGGCCAGCTGATGTACGTCGACGGGCTCGCCCAGCGCCTGGCCGAGCAGCTCCCGCCCCGCTCGGCGCTGTACATCACCGCCGACCACGGCATGATCGACATCCCCTTCGACGAACAGTCCCGGATCGACTTCGACGAGGACTGGGAACTGCGCGCGGGCGTCGCCCTGCTCGGCGGCGAGGGCCGGGCGCGCCATGTGTACGCGGTCCCCGGGGCCGAGGCGGATGTGCTGACGGTCTGGCGCGAAGTGCTCGGCGAGCAGTTCTGGGTGGCGGGCCGGGACGAGGCGATCGAGGCCGGCTGGTTCGGGCCGCGGATCGACGAGCGGGTGTACGGCCGCATCGGCGACGTGGTCGCCGCCGCCCATGACGATGTGGTGATCACCGCGTCGGTCAACGAGCCGCACGAGTCCGCGATGGTCGGCATGCACGGCTCGATGACCCCCGTCGAACAACTGGTCCCGCTCCTCGAAGTACGCTCGTAACCGCGATTTCCGTTCTCCCGGCCGACCGGCCACCCTCCGAAAGGTGCTCGACCCCTCATGCCCGAGCTTGTGTTCTTCTCCGGAACGATGGACTGCGGAAAGAGCACGCTGGCCCTCCAGATCGGTCACAACCGGTCGGCTCGCGGACTCCAGGGCGTCATCTTCACCCGCGACGACCGGGCGGGGGAGGGCAAGCTCTCCTCCCGGCTGGGCCTGGTGACGGAGGCGGTCGAGGCGACCGAGGGCATGGACCTGTACGCGTATCTGGTCGCCCAGCTGTCCCAGGGCGGCAAGGCGGACTACGTGATCGTGGACGAGGCCCAGTTCCTCGCGCCGGAGCAGATCGACCAGTTGGCCCGGGTCGTCGACGATCTCGGCCTGGACGTCTTCGCCTTCGGCATCAGGACGGACTTCCGCACGAAGCTGTTCCCGGGGTCCCAGCGGCTGATCGAGCTCGCGGACCGGATCGAGCAGCTTCAGGTGGAGGCCCTGTGCTGGTGCGGCGACCGCGCCACGCACAACGCCCGCACGGTGGACGGGGAGATGGTCGTCGAGGGCGCCCAGGTCGTGGTCGGCGACGTCAACCGCCCGGCCGAGGAGATCGGCTACGAGGTCCTCTGCCGCCGCCACCACTACCGGCGCATGACCAGCGCCGCGGCCCGTGCGGGTGCCCTTTCCCCGGATGTCCTCCCGGTCAACCACGGCTGAGGCGTCCTCAGGTCCTCTCCTCCGGCGGGAAGGCGGGTGGCGGACGTACCCGCCCTGCCCGAGGAGGGCACCGTCGGCCGCGGAGCGAGCGGCACCGCGGTGGAACCTGGAGGCCCCGCGCCGCTTCCCGGTGGCAGGGACGGGCACGATTCGCCTGAGGAGCCCACCCCCGTTGGATAGTTGGGCTATCTTTCTCCCGTGAATCAGCTGATCGCCGAAGATCCGGTCCGCATAGGCCCCTACCGCCTGATCGCCCGGCTGGGCGAGGGAGGCATGGGTCTGGTCTATCTGGGCCGATCCGAGGGCGGACGCACCGTGGCCGTGAAAGTGGTGCAGGCCGAATACGCCGGGGACCCCGAGTTCCGCAGGCGCTTCGCCCGTGAAGTGGCCGCCGCGCGGCGGGTCGGCGGGAGCTGGACGGCGGCGGTGCTCGACGCCGACCCCGAGGCCGCCCTTCCCTGGGTGGCGACCCAGTACATCCCGGGGCCCGACCTGCACACCGTGGTCGCCAAGGACTTCGGACCGTTGCCCGAGTACGCGGTCCACACCCTGGCCAACCGCCTCGCCCTCGCCCTGCAGGCCGTGCACGAGGCGGGTCTGATCCATCGTGACCTCAAGCCGTCGAACGTCCTCGTCACCGTCGACGGCCCCCGCGTCATCGACTTCGGCATCGCGCGGGCGATGGACCGGGCGACCGGGGACAGCCTGCACACCCGCACCGGCATGCTGATCGGCTCCCCGGGCTTCATGTCGCCGGAACAGGTCCGCGGCCTCGAACTCACCCCCGCCAGCGACGTGTTCTGTCTGGGGGCCGTCCTTGTCCACGCCGCCACCGGGCGCCTCCTCTTCGGCGCCACGGACACCGGCCTGAACGCCCATCTCTTCCGGATCGCGGAGGAGGAGGCGGACCTGACCGGCGTACCGGAGTCGCTGGTCGACCTCGTACGCGCATGTCTGGAGAAGGACCCGGCCAAGAGGCCCACCCCTGCGCAGGTGGCCGCACGCACGGCCGAGGATCAGGCCGCGGAATGGCTGCCGGGCGCCGTGCTGGCACAACTGGGCCGGCATGCAGCCCAGTTGCTGGACTTCGCCCCGGAAGCCGTCACCGCGGACCCTGCCGGGACACCTGCCGTCCAACCGGCCGCCCCTGTCCCGCCCGCGCAGCCCCACCCGCTGCCCGCGCCGCCCGCGTACGCCCCGACGGCCCCGGCGCACTTCGTCCCCGCACAGGGGTTCGGGCCACCGCCGGGCCCACTCCCCGGCGCCTGGTCCGCACACCCGGCCACGGCCCCCCTCCAGGACCCGGCGTCCCCGCACCCCAGACGCTGGTGGGGGCTGGCGGTGGTCGCCCTGGCCCAGTTGACGGTGCTGATCGACGCGACGACCTTCACCATGGCGGTGCCGTCCGTCCAGGCCGATCTCGGTCTGCCCGCCAGTGGGCTGAGCGTGATGTTCACCGTGTACGTGCTCGCCTTCGGCGGCCTGCTGCTGCTCGGCGGGCACATCACGGACCTCGTGGGACGCAGACGCACACTCATCATCGGCCTGGCCGGATTCGCGGTCGCCTCCGCGCTCGGCGGCTCGGCGGCCGATTCCAGCATGCTGATCGGGGCCCGCGCCCTGCAGGGAGCCTTCGGCGCGGTGCTCACACCGGCCGCGCTGGCCCTGGTGACCACCGGTTTCACCGACCCGAAGGAACGCGGCAGAGCCTTCGGGATCTACGCCGCGATCAGCGGCGGCGGTTCGGCACTCGGGCTGCTCACGGGCGGCTGGCTCCTGGAGACCCTGACCTGGCGTGTGTCCCTTTACGCCACCGTCCCCCTCGCCGCGGCCGCCCTGATCGGCGCACTCACCCTGCCGCACGACCGACCGGGTGGTACGGGAGCACGCTTCGACGTGCTCGGGGTGCTGCTCGGCACCGGCGGACTCGCCGCCCTCGTCCACGGCCTCACCGAGGCCGAGTCCCGCGGCTGGAACGACCTGCTGATCCTGGCCCTGTTGGTGGTGGGCGTCGTCCTGCTCGTGGCCTACCTGTGGCGCTGGACCACGACATCACGCCCGTCCCCTTCGCCGTTCACCGTCGACGGCCGCGACCGCGTCGGCTGCTTCCTCGCCATGCTGCTGTCCGGCCTCGGCGTCGCCGCCTCGTTCACCACCCTGGCCTTCTACCTGCAGACCGTCCACGGCTACGCCCCGGCCGCGGAGGGAGCGGCCTTCCTGCCCATGGCCGCCGCCCTCGTCATCGGAGCCACCCAGGTCGCCGGCCGTCTGCTGCCCCGCGTCGCGCCCCGCGTCCTGATCGTGGCGGGCCTGGCGATCGCGGCTCTCGGACTGCTGCTCCTGACCGGCATCGAGGCCGACGGTGCGTACACGACCCAGGTGCTGCCCGGCATGGTCCTCACCGGCTTCGGCACCGGCCTGGCCTTCATGCCGGTCTTCGCCACCGCGACCGCGGCCGTCGCCCCGGAACACTCCGGCGCGGCCTCGGCGACGATCACCGCGGCTCAGCACCTGGGCAGTGCGATCGGTGCGGCGCTGCTCACCGGCGTTCTCGCCGCCCGCCTGCGCCCCGCCGCGTCCTGGTCGCCCGAGCAGCTCCGCGAGAAGATGCTCAGCGGCTACACCGACACCCTCTGGTGGGCCTTCGGCGGCATGCTGCTCGCGGGCCTGCTCGTCGGTCTGCTGGTCACCGCCAGGGCGCCCGGGGGCGACGGACCGCCGGTGCGCGCGGCAGGCTGACGAGCCGGCCGGGAGCCCGGGGTCAGCGCTTGTGCGACCGTACGACCGTGAACACGGCACCCTCCGGGTCCGACACCGTCGCGAGCCTGCCGTGGGAACCCTCCTGGGGCGGCGTGAGGACGTGCCCGCCCAGCTGCACGACCCGTGCGGCGGCCTCGTCGGTGTCGGCGACCTCGAAGTACGTCATCCAGTGCGGGCCCCGGTCGCGCGGCAGGGCGTGGCCCACACCGTGCAGC is a genomic window of Streptomyces sp. NBC_01237 containing:
- a CDS encoding MDR family MFS transporter, yielding MNQLIAEDPVRIGPYRLIARLGEGGMGLVYLGRSEGGRTVAVKVVQAEYAGDPEFRRRFAREVAAARRVGGSWTAAVLDADPEAALPWVATQYIPGPDLHTVVAKDFGPLPEYAVHTLANRLALALQAVHEAGLIHRDLKPSNVLVTVDGPRVIDFGIARAMDRATGDSLHTRTGMLIGSPGFMSPEQVRGLELTPASDVFCLGAVLVHAATGRLLFGATDTGLNAHLFRIAEEEADLTGVPESLVDLVRACLEKDPAKRPTPAQVAARTAEDQAAEWLPGAVLAQLGRHAAQLLDFAPEAVTADPAGTPAVQPAAPVPPAQPHPLPAPPAYAPTAPAHFVPAQGFGPPPGPLPGAWSAHPATAPLQDPASPHPRRWWGLAVVALAQLTVLIDATTFTMAVPSVQADLGLPASGLSVMFTVYVLAFGGLLLLGGHITDLVGRRRTLIIGLAGFAVASALGGSAADSSMLIGARALQGAFGAVLTPAALALVTTGFTDPKERGRAFGIYAAISGGGSALGLLTGGWLLETLTWRVSLYATVPLAAAALIGALTLPHDRPGGTGARFDVLGVLLGTGGLAALVHGLTEAESRGWNDLLILALLVVGVVLLVAYLWRWTTTSRPSPSPFTVDGRDRVGCFLAMLLSGLGVAASFTTLAFYLQTVHGYAPAAEGAAFLPMAAALVIGATQVAGRLLPRVAPRVLIVAGLAIAALGLLLLTGIEADGAYTTQVLPGMVLTGFGTGLAFMPVFATATAAVAPEHSGAASATITAAQHLGSAIGAALLTGVLAARLRPAASWSPEQLREKMLSGYTDTLWWAFGGMLLAGLLVGLLVTARAPGGDGPPVRAAG
- a CDS encoding thymidine kinase — translated: MPELVFFSGTMDCGKSTLALQIGHNRSARGLQGVIFTRDDRAGEGKLSSRLGLVTEAVEATEGMDLYAYLVAQLSQGGKADYVIVDEAQFLAPEQIDQLARVVDDLGLDVFAFGIRTDFRTKLFPGSQRLIELADRIEQLQVEALCWCGDRATHNARTVDGEMVVEGAQVVVGDVNRPAEEIGYEVLCRRHHYRRMTSAAARAGALSPDVLPVNHG
- a CDS encoding alkaline phosphatase family protein, translating into MAQPAWQDPVPLALDTAPVPEYGSGSLADLLPTLAAGQGVPGLTATIPELTPADRNCVFLIDGLGWEQIKAHPDEAPFLHSLLSSSRGGTGRPITAGFPATTATSLASVGTGLPPGEHGLPGYTARNPETGELMNQLRWKPWTAPKVWQPYPTVFRLADAAGVRTAQVSAPTFEQTPLTKVALSGGSFLGRLSGEDRMDVAAERLAAGDRSLVYTYYSEVDGAGHRFGVDSDAWRGQLMYVDGLAQRLAEQLPPRSALYITADHGMIDIPFDEQSRIDFDEDWELRAGVALLGGEGRARHVYAVPGAEADVLTVWREVLGEQFWVAGRDEAIEAGWFGPRIDERVYGRIGDVVAAAHDDVVITASVNEPHESAMVGMHGSMTPVEQLVPLLEVRS